Genomic segment of Parabacteroides pacaensis:
GTCTATGGAAGATATTTTCTCCCAATTCGGAGATATTTTTGGTGGGCATTTCGGTGGTTTCGGAGGCTTTGGCGGATTCGGTGGATCGCGTAGCGGACGTCGTGTAAACCGGGGCTCCGATCTGCGTGTGAAAGTAAAGTTGAATCTGAAGGAAATTGCCACAGGGGTAGAAAAAAAGATTAAAGTTAAGAAATATGTGAGCTGTTCTCATTGTAAGGGGACGGGTGCAGATGGATCTAACGGATATACAACTTGTTCTACTTGTAAAGGAAGTGGGGTGGTAACACGCATTGCTAATACGATTTTAGGACAAATGCAGACACAAACTACTTGTCCGAATTGTGGTGGCGAAGGAAAGATCATTACGAAAAAATGTGTTGAATGTAATGGGGAAGGTATTATCCGGGATGAGGAAATTATTACTATTAATATTCCTGCCGGTGTAGCGGAAGGAATGCAGTTATCGATGAGTGGAAAAGGGAATGCTGCCCGTCACGGAGGAATTAATGGCGATTTGCTTATTTTAGTCGAGGAAGAACCGCATCCTGAATTGATCCGTGACGAAAATGATTTGCTTTATAATTTGTTATTGAGTGTACCGCAAGCTATTCTCGGTGATACTGTAGAGGTTCCAACTGTAGAAGGAAAAGCAAAAGTTAAGATCGAACCGGGAACACAGCCAGGAAAAGTACTTCGTTTACGAAATAAAGGGCTTCCTTCCGTAAATAGCTATGGAACAGGCGATCTGTTAGTAAATGTGAGTATTTATATTCCGGAAGCCGTTTCCTCGGAAGAGGAAAAAGTAGTGAAAAGCTGGATGACTTCTGAGAATTTCCAACCCAAGAAAACAATCAAAGAAAAAATTTTCAGTAAATTCCGGCATATGTTTGATTAATAGTGGATAGTAATAAAAAAATTACCCTTCAAGATTTAGCACTTAAGCTTCATACTACTCCGGCAACTGTTTCACGTGCTTTGCAAAATAACCCGCGAATAGGGAAAAAAATGATAAAAGCCGTGAAAGAGTTGGCGGAACAAATGAACTATCATCCTGATCCTATAGCCCATCATTTACGTACAGGACGAGGATCGGTAATAGGTGTGGTTGTGCCGCGTATCGACCGTAATTTTTTCTCTTCCGTAATCGGAGGGATTGAACGGGTTGCAGGAAAAGCCGGGTATAGTGTCATTAT
This window contains:
- the dnaJ gene encoding molecular chaperone DnaJ; translation: MAKRDYYEVLGVSKTATLEEIKKSYRKKAIQFHPDKNPGDKEAEEKFKEAAEAYDVLSDSTKRQRYDQFGHAGVGGAASGGGFGGGMSMEDIFSQFGDIFGGHFGGFGGFGGFGGSRSGRRVNRGSDLRVKVKLNLKEIATGVEKKIKVKKYVSCSHCKGTGADGSNGYTTCSTCKGSGVVTRIANTILGQMQTQTTCPNCGGEGKIITKKCVECNGEGIIRDEEIITINIPAGVAEGMQLSMSGKGNAARHGGINGDLLILVEEEPHPELIRDENDLLYNLLLSVPQAILGDTVEVPTVEGKAKVKIEPGTQPGKVLRLRNKGLPSVNSYGTGDLLVNVSIYIPEAVSSEEEKVVKSWMTSENFQPKKTIKEKIFSKFRHMFD